GGCGGACCTTCATGCCGCTGCTGTAGGTCTGAACCGGGGCGTCGATGAAGTCTTCGATTTCGGCAAAGTCGAGGATGGCGTCGAACTTACGGTCGATCTCCTTCTTGGTCATCCCCAAGACGCTGCCGTTGACATAGACGTTCTCGCGGCCGGTGAGGATGGGGTTGAAGCCGGCGCCGAGTTCGATCAGGGCGCCGATGCGGCCACGCATGGTGATGGAGCCGCGGTCGGGCTTGATGAGGCCGTTGAGCATCTTGAGCAGGGTGCTCTTGCCGGCGCCGTTGTGGCCGATGAGGCCGAGGCATTCGCCGCGGCGGACTTCGAAGCTGACGTCGTCGACGGCCCAGAACTCGTCGCGACGCAGGTTGTCCCGCTCGCCGGGCCGGCCGGTGACTTCGGCGGCGAGGTCCTTGACGCCGTACCAAAGCGAGCGTTTGAGGTCGCGGCAGAACTTCTTGCCGACGCCGTCGACCTTGATGAGGACGTCGGGGTGGGGATCGCTCATCAGGAGCCGATCCTTTCGATGATGATCGGCATGGCGAGGCGGTAGAGCACCCAACCCACGAGCGTCAAGCCGCTGGCGATGACGAGCAGGACCAGCGTGTGCGGCCAGTAGGGGGTCGAGCCGACGATGAGCCAATCGCGGGCGGCCATGAGCGGCGCGGCGGCGGGGTTGAGGAACTCGACGCTGCCGCGAACGCCGGCGTCATTACCTTGCGGCACGGCCCAGCCGACCGGGGTGAGGAAGAGCAGAAAGCCCATCAGCATTGTGATCGCCTGCTGGATGTCCTTGTATAAGATGCCCAGCGGGGTGAGCAGGACGCCGATCATCGTGCCGATCATGATGAGCGTGCCGAAGCCGAGCAAGGCGAGCGGCGCGGTCCAGGCGGGGGCCGTCGTGAAGACAATCATCACGCCGACCAGCAGGCTAAACCGGACGAGCGTGTTAAACAGCACCTCGCCGATGCCCGCGAGCAGCAGTGCCTCGCGGGGGAAGTTGATCTTGGTCAGCATCGCTCGCGAGGCGTTGACGATCTGCAGCGGCTTCTGGACCGAATCGACGAACGACTGCCAGAGAATCGTTCCGAGGAAGACGAAGACGGGGTAAGGCATGCCATAGGCCGGGCTCGTCTCAATGACGCCGGTCGACTGGAGGATGATGAACGTTCCCGCAGCGGCGAGTGGCGGCAGGAAGGCCCAAATCCATCCCAGAGCAGCCCCGCGGTATTGCGCGGAGAGGTTGCGAACGACCAGCCGCCAAGCGAGGCCGCGGGAGGCCTTGAGGTCCCGCCACATCTCTGCTGCCAGGCGGCCGGGGTCAGCGAGGCCGCTGCCAGGGGCGTAGGTGACCTCGCGGAGTGAAAGATCACTCACTCCAGCTTCACCCGAGGGTTCAGACACCCGTTCTCGCTCCATGGCGGTCGGGATAGAGGCCGCGTCGGTCGTCACTCGGAGAACATCGTGTCCGGGGCGTCGTTCAAGCAGTTTTCCACTGGCTGCAGAAGACGTCGAGTAAGTCGTTCGGCATGCTCAACTGGCCGGCATCGGGATAAGGTGCTCGCCGCGCGGGATGTGATGGTGGCGGAACATGAACATCTGCAGCGGGTGTTTTACTACATCGCGAGTGACCGGAACTGCAAGCAGGACGATGTCGGCGTCTTGCAACTGAACGACTAGCGAGGTGCGGCGGCCCGCGGCTTCAAGCGTGAAAGGGTCGATCACTTCGGGCTTCGCCCCTGTCGGTGCACCGTGGTGGTGCCCGTGGGGCGGGTCAATGCGGCTTTGGGCCGAAGCAGCCGGGGTTTGGCGGGACTTCGGCGGGTCGGCGTTGGCCGGCCTGGGGCGGGATCATGCTGCACGCGCGGGGTCGATGCAAGCAATTTGAAGGCGGGCCTGTGCGACGGATTGGCTGCGATGGAAGTGCGGATGGCGGCGGTGGTGACTCAACTGGCTGCGTCAGTCCATGCTTTCTCAAGAAAGCTTCGGGTGGCCGCGAGTTCGTCGGGCTGCCAGTCGGATCGGCCTTCGACGGAAATCGCGCTGTCGTAGCCGATGGTGTGCAGGGCACGGAAGAAGGCGTCATAGCGATCGTCGTGCGTGCGGTCGAGGCCCGGTGACGCCCGGGTGCCGGGGTCGGCGACGTGGACGTGGCGAATCGCCCCGCCGGCCTCGACGATGTGGTCGACGGCCTCGTCCTCTTCCCACAGGTGATAGCTGTCGACGAGGCACTGGACGTGCGGGTGATCGAGCTGGCGAACCATCCGCATCGCCTCGTCGACGGTGTTCAGGATGTTGCACTCGGCCGAGCGGAGGGGCTCGATGACGATCATCGCGCCCGACCTTTCGGCATGCGGTGCGGCCATCTGGAGAAGGTCGGTGATCTGCTGCCACGCTTCGTCGCGGCTCTGGCCGTCGCGGACCATGCGTGCCTTGCCGCTGCCGAAGACGATGGTCTCTGCGACGAGCTCGTGCAGATTGTCGAACAGACCGGCCAGGTACGTCTGCAGTGCTGCCTCGTCGCGATCGGGGCCGGTGACGACGAGGTCGCCGGGCATGAAAATGTTGAAGATGCGTGCGCGATTGCCCAGGCCGCGGAGCGTTTGGAGGTGGCTTTCAGTGTCGTCGGCCCGTGGGTCGAGCAGTCGGCCGGCGGGGAGTTCGACGTAGTCGAAGCCGGCCTCGGTGGCGAGGTCGGCTTTGTCAGGCGTTCCGCAGATTCCGAATCGTGGCATGGCGTTGGGGCGGGTGGTGTTGGGCGACGATGGTGCCTTTCGTCGCTCGCGTCCAAAGAGTACCTTCGCGTCCCGTCCATCGCCCATGAGCCATCGCCCGAACGTCGTCTACCTCAACTCCCACGACACCGGCCGGTACATCCAGCCGTTCGGCCACGCGCTCAAGACGCCCCACCTGCAGAAGCTAGCCGAGGAAGGCGTTCTGTTTCGCAAGGCGTTCTGCAACGCCCCGACGTGTTCGCCGA
The sequence above is a segment of the Planctomycetota bacterium genome. Coding sequences within it:
- a CDS encoding ATP-binding cassette domain-containing protein codes for the protein MSDPHPDVLIKVDGVGKKFCRDLKRSLWYGVKDLAAEVTGRPGERDNLRRDEFWAVDDVSFEVRRGECLGLIGHNGAGKSTLLKMLNGLIKPDRGSITMRGRIGALIELGAGFNPILTGRENVYVNGSVLGMTKKEIDRKFDAILDFAEIEDFIDAPVQTYSSGMKVR
- a CDS encoding ABC transporter permease — protein: MSDLSLREVTYAPGSGLADPGRLAAEMWRDLKASRGLAWRLVVRNLSAQYRGAALGWIWAFLPPLAAAGTFIILQSTGVIETSPAYGMPYPVFVFLGTILWQSFVDSVQKPLQIVNASRAMLTKINFPREALLLAGIGEVLFNTLVRFSLLVGVMIVFTTAPAWTAPLALLGFGTLIMIGTMIGVLLTPLGILYKDIQQAITMLMGFLLFLTPVGWAVPQGNDAGVRGSVEFLNPAAAPLMAARDWLIVGSTPYWPHTLVLLVIASGLTLVGWVLYRLAMPIIIERIGS
- a CDS encoding sugar phosphate isomerase/epimerase family protein is translated as MGDGRDAKVLFGRERRKAPSSPNTTRPNAMPRFGICGTPDKADLATEAGFDYVELPAGRLLDPRADDTESHLQTLRGLGNRARIFNIFMPGDLVVTGPDRDEAALQTYLAGLFDNLHELVAETIVFGSGKARMVRDGQSRDEAWQQITDLLQMAAPHAERSGAMIVIEPLRSAECNILNTVDEAMRMVRQLDHPHVQCLVDSYHLWEEDEAVDHIVEAGGAIRHVHVADPGTRASPGLDRTHDDRYDAFFRALHTIGYDSAISVEGRSDWQPDELAATRSFLEKAWTDAAS